A stretch of the Phycodurus eques isolate BA_2022a chromosome 15, UOR_Pequ_1.1, whole genome shotgun sequence genome encodes the following:
- the exd3 gene encoding exonuclease mut-7 homolog isoform X2 produces the protein MIHSTPDSNGLDPTVLREQLFELWRSNDLQTFHLEAQEGFSELNDPLEAILTILECSPAKQKARGHTLGAHILKEFQSWLKEHPQVMVTSLPEQQATALKHRALFLLTNTQTVVVEGLINIYQLTTLDPATLRLHVVNLLALKCYKEAAVLGIKLNLQNELNVEEVCMPLIFQDKLSLAESFVAGHTHLEQQLVSLLDSWCHPNFSLTDMMSERFPHLSRSKHSLAHIQPKMLTKHVFQLAEKFNIDQGLCPNALHKRRLDSLRFLMFKRFLDKSMTDENFSDHVQTVVADDLELQIQLVEMLPKYCGLEKAAQWSLRYSLPRHRLPWGVWDAQQSLSPELQHASNSTHNEEWMPSEAHCQKFYQVPLTKDKVQHVDTLKALQSCRDTLLKGGGVVGVDMEWQPTFGCGSTQQVALIQLATFDTVFLLDLCANGFCQHPETITFIRSFLCECNVLKVGYGMAGDLKCLMSTWPQFVEEPLKIEGMLDLLNVHRKIQCGKVNSAQCGPKEMVVGEDSAEKGLSRLVQQVLGKALDKSEQMSNWEKRPLRVSQIRYAVTDAYCLLDVYSVLSANATNFGLPSNLHSISLRQPEKNRDEKQKDKKSKMKKHISSKEECQGAQWVSPPCSDTEKGLLCGKKPPEDSPTAPLAPQQLRVVCDNMLQGLGRYLRCLGVDVVMLENNDDHRVAAKLAQAEYRVILTCGQPYQTLRSQVAEGRCLSLDCSEKARDQAVRVLRHFNVRPTPCDIFSRCQACNSDQYVALPRQDMIRMLKQKGFLQASDTSLTPPKEESFEDLELPRYGPRCYWASVSDLDPVTLSFPGGAPIQLHTVPPTLVPRVQHYFVCTRCGKVFWEGSHFGRVLSMFKDVLHVTDEGTE, from the exons GTCTTGACCCGACCGTGCTGAGAGAGCAGCTTTTCGAACTGTGGCGCAGCAACGATTTGCAGACG TTCCATTTGGAAGCCCAGGAGGGATTTTCAGAGCTGAACGATCCCCTGGAGGCCATCCTAACAATCCTAGAGTGCTCTCCGGCCAAACAGAAGGCTCGGGGCCACACCTTGGGGGCCCACATCTTAAAGGAATTCCAGAGCTGGTTAAAAGAACATCCCCAG gtTATGGTGACTTCACTTCCAGAGCAGCAAGCGACAGCCCTTAAGCATCGGGCTCTTTTCCTTCTCACCAACACCCAGACCGTGGTTGTTGAAGGTCTCATAAATATCTACCAGCTAACCACCCTGGATCCAGCTACCCTGCGACTGCATGTTGTGAACCTGCTGGCCCTCAAATGCTACAAAGAG GCAGCAGTGCTTGGTATAAAGCTGAATTTGCAGAATGAACTAAATGTGGAGGAG GTATGCATGCCGCTCATCTTTCAGGACAAGCTGTCCTTAGCAGAGAGCTTTGTCGCAGGACACACTCATCTAGAACAGCAACTGGTCTCTCTGCTTGACTCCTGGTGCCACCCCAACTTCTCACTCACCGACATGATGAGCGA GCGGTTTCCTCACCTCTCCAGATCCAAACACAGCCTGGCTCACATCCAGCCCAAAATGCTAACAAAACATGTCTTTCAACTTGCGGAGAAATTTAACATTGACCAAG GGCTGTGTCCCAATGCCCTGCACAAGAGGAGACTGGATTCACTTCGGTTCCTCATGTTCAAGAGATTTTTAGAT AAAAGCATGACGGATGAGAATTTTAGTGACCACGTGCAG ACTGTAGTGGCAGATGACCTTGAGCTCCAGATCCAGTTGGTGGAGATGTTGCCGAAGTACTGTGGACTTGAAAAAGCTGCTCAGTGGTCGCTGAGATATAGCCTTCCCAGGCACAGACTCCCCTGGGGGGTCTGGGACGCCCAGCAAAGTTTATCACCCGAGCTACA ACATGCAAGCAATTCCACACACAATGAGGAGTGGATGCCGTCTGAAGCTCATTGTCAGAAGTTCTACCAGGTACCTCTCACCAAAGACAAGGTTCAGCATGTGGACACCCTGAAAGCCCTTCAAAGTTGTCGTGACACACTCCTCAAG ggGGGTGGTGTAGTAGGAGTTGATATGGAGTGGCAGCCCACATTTGGCTGTGGCTCAACTCAGCAAGTTGCCCTGATACAGCTCGCTACTTTTGACACCGTTTTCCTATTAGACTTGTGTGCAAATGGATTTTGTCAGCATCCAGAGACCATTACATTCATTAGAAGTTTTTTATGTGAATGTAATGTCCTTAAAGTGG GTTATGGCATGGCTGGTGATCTCAAGTGTCTCATGTCCACCTGGCCTCAATTTGTGGAGGAGCCATTGAAAATAGAGGGGATGCTTGATCTTCTTAACGTACACAGAAAG ATCCAGTGTGGTAAGGTGAACAGCGCTCAGTGTGGCCCTAAGGAGATGGTAGTGGGAGAGGACTCTGCTGAGAAAGGCCTCAGTCGGCTAGTGCAACAGGTCCTGGGAAAGGCCCTTGACAAGAGCGAGCAAATGTCCAACTGGGAGAAGCGGCCGCTGCGCGTCAGCCAAATCAGATATGCCG TGACGGATGCTTACTGTTTGTTGGATGTATACTCTGTGCTCTCCGCTAACGCCACCAACTTTGGGCTTCCAAGCAATCTCCATTCCATCTCTTTAAGACAACCAGAGAAGAATAGAGATGAAAAACAGAAggacaaaaaaagcaagatGAAGAAACACATCAGCAGCAAGGAG GAATGTCAGGGGGCTCAATGGGTCAGTCCCCCTTGCTCTGATACTGAGAAAGGCCTCCTGTGTGGCAAGAAACCCCCTGAAGACTCCCCTACTGCTCCTCTTGCCCCTCAGCAGTTGCGGGTCGTGTGTGACAACATGTTGCAAGGCCTCGGGAGGTACTTGCGCTGTTTGGGAGTCGATGTGGTCATGCtggaaaataatgatgatcacaGAGTAGCTGCAAAG TTAGCACAAGCTGAGTACCGTGTTATACTCACATGTGGACAGCCATACCAGACT TTGAGGTCTCAGGTGGCCGAGGGCCGCTGTCTATCCCTGGACTGCTCGGAGAAGGCAAGAGACCAAGCTGTCCGAGTGCTCAGACACTTCAATGTCCGGCCAACTCCTTGTGATATATTCAGTCGCTGCCAG GCGTGTAACAGTGATCAGTATGTGGCACTGCCCAGACAAGACATGATCCGGATGCTTAAACAGAAAG GATTTCTACAGGCATCCGATACGTCACTGACACCACCAAAAGAGGAGTCGTTCGAGGATCTTGAACTCCCCAGGTATGGTCCTCGGTGTTACTGGGCCTCCGTGTCAGATCTGGACCCTGTGACCCTGAGCTTTCCTGGCGGGGCACCCATACAGCTGCACACAGTACCGCCGACTCTGGTGCCCAGGGTACAGCACTACTTTGTCTGTACCCGGTGTGGAAAGGTGTTTTGGGAGGGCTCTCACTTTGGACGTGTTCTCTCCATGTTTAAGGACGTCTTGCACGTCACAGATGAGGGTACAGAATAA
- the exd3 gene encoding exonuclease mut-7 homolog isoform X1, which yields MIHSTPDSNVAEFPTAPCKLTAPVADVVNPGHDRSGLDPTVLREQLFELWRSNDLQTFHLEAQEGFSELNDPLEAILTILECSPAKQKARGHTLGAHILKEFQSWLKEHPQVMVTSLPEQQATALKHRALFLLTNTQTVVVEGLINIYQLTTLDPATLRLHVVNLLALKCYKEAAVLGIKLNLQNELNVEEVCMPLIFQDKLSLAESFVAGHTHLEQQLVSLLDSWCHPNFSLTDMMSERFPHLSRSKHSLAHIQPKMLTKHVFQLAEKFNIDQGLCPNALHKRRLDSLRFLMFKRFLDKSMTDENFSDHVQTVVADDLELQIQLVEMLPKYCGLEKAAQWSLRYSLPRHRLPWGVWDAQQSLSPELQHASNSTHNEEWMPSEAHCQKFYQVPLTKDKVQHVDTLKALQSCRDTLLKGGGVVGVDMEWQPTFGCGSTQQVALIQLATFDTVFLLDLCANGFCQHPETITFIRSFLCECNVLKVGYGMAGDLKCLMSTWPQFVEEPLKIEGMLDLLNVHRKIQCGKVNSAQCGPKEMVVGEDSAEKGLSRLVQQVLGKALDKSEQMSNWEKRPLRVSQIRYAVTDAYCLLDVYSVLSANATNFGLPSNLHSISLRQPEKNRDEKQKDKKSKMKKHISSKEECQGAQWVSPPCSDTEKGLLCGKKPPEDSPTAPLAPQQLRVVCDNMLQGLGRYLRCLGVDVVMLENNDDHRVAAKLAQAEYRVILTCGQPYQTLRSQVAEGRCLSLDCSEKARDQAVRVLRHFNVRPTPCDIFSRCQACNSDQYVALPRQDMIRMLKQKGFLQASDTSLTPPKEESFEDLELPRYGPRCYWASVSDLDPVTLSFPGGAPIQLHTVPPTLVPRVQHYFVCTRCGKVFWEGSHFGRVLSMFKDVLHVTDEGTE from the exons GTCTTGACCCGACCGTGCTGAGAGAGCAGCTTTTCGAACTGTGGCGCAGCAACGATTTGCAGACG TTCCATTTGGAAGCCCAGGAGGGATTTTCAGAGCTGAACGATCCCCTGGAGGCCATCCTAACAATCCTAGAGTGCTCTCCGGCCAAACAGAAGGCTCGGGGCCACACCTTGGGGGCCCACATCTTAAAGGAATTCCAGAGCTGGTTAAAAGAACATCCCCAG gtTATGGTGACTTCACTTCCAGAGCAGCAAGCGACAGCCCTTAAGCATCGGGCTCTTTTCCTTCTCACCAACACCCAGACCGTGGTTGTTGAAGGTCTCATAAATATCTACCAGCTAACCACCCTGGATCCAGCTACCCTGCGACTGCATGTTGTGAACCTGCTGGCCCTCAAATGCTACAAAGAG GCAGCAGTGCTTGGTATAAAGCTGAATTTGCAGAATGAACTAAATGTGGAGGAG GTATGCATGCCGCTCATCTTTCAGGACAAGCTGTCCTTAGCAGAGAGCTTTGTCGCAGGACACACTCATCTAGAACAGCAACTGGTCTCTCTGCTTGACTCCTGGTGCCACCCCAACTTCTCACTCACCGACATGATGAGCGA GCGGTTTCCTCACCTCTCCAGATCCAAACACAGCCTGGCTCACATCCAGCCCAAAATGCTAACAAAACATGTCTTTCAACTTGCGGAGAAATTTAACATTGACCAAG GGCTGTGTCCCAATGCCCTGCACAAGAGGAGACTGGATTCACTTCGGTTCCTCATGTTCAAGAGATTTTTAGAT AAAAGCATGACGGATGAGAATTTTAGTGACCACGTGCAG ACTGTAGTGGCAGATGACCTTGAGCTCCAGATCCAGTTGGTGGAGATGTTGCCGAAGTACTGTGGACTTGAAAAAGCTGCTCAGTGGTCGCTGAGATATAGCCTTCCCAGGCACAGACTCCCCTGGGGGGTCTGGGACGCCCAGCAAAGTTTATCACCCGAGCTACA ACATGCAAGCAATTCCACACACAATGAGGAGTGGATGCCGTCTGAAGCTCATTGTCAGAAGTTCTACCAGGTACCTCTCACCAAAGACAAGGTTCAGCATGTGGACACCCTGAAAGCCCTTCAAAGTTGTCGTGACACACTCCTCAAG ggGGGTGGTGTAGTAGGAGTTGATATGGAGTGGCAGCCCACATTTGGCTGTGGCTCAACTCAGCAAGTTGCCCTGATACAGCTCGCTACTTTTGACACCGTTTTCCTATTAGACTTGTGTGCAAATGGATTTTGTCAGCATCCAGAGACCATTACATTCATTAGAAGTTTTTTATGTGAATGTAATGTCCTTAAAGTGG GTTATGGCATGGCTGGTGATCTCAAGTGTCTCATGTCCACCTGGCCTCAATTTGTGGAGGAGCCATTGAAAATAGAGGGGATGCTTGATCTTCTTAACGTACACAGAAAG ATCCAGTGTGGTAAGGTGAACAGCGCTCAGTGTGGCCCTAAGGAGATGGTAGTGGGAGAGGACTCTGCTGAGAAAGGCCTCAGTCGGCTAGTGCAACAGGTCCTGGGAAAGGCCCTTGACAAGAGCGAGCAAATGTCCAACTGGGAGAAGCGGCCGCTGCGCGTCAGCCAAATCAGATATGCCG TGACGGATGCTTACTGTTTGTTGGATGTATACTCTGTGCTCTCCGCTAACGCCACCAACTTTGGGCTTCCAAGCAATCTCCATTCCATCTCTTTAAGACAACCAGAGAAGAATAGAGATGAAAAACAGAAggacaaaaaaagcaagatGAAGAAACACATCAGCAGCAAGGAG GAATGTCAGGGGGCTCAATGGGTCAGTCCCCCTTGCTCTGATACTGAGAAAGGCCTCCTGTGTGGCAAGAAACCCCCTGAAGACTCCCCTACTGCTCCTCTTGCCCCTCAGCAGTTGCGGGTCGTGTGTGACAACATGTTGCAAGGCCTCGGGAGGTACTTGCGCTGTTTGGGAGTCGATGTGGTCATGCtggaaaataatgatgatcacaGAGTAGCTGCAAAG TTAGCACAAGCTGAGTACCGTGTTATACTCACATGTGGACAGCCATACCAGACT TTGAGGTCTCAGGTGGCCGAGGGCCGCTGTCTATCCCTGGACTGCTCGGAGAAGGCAAGAGACCAAGCTGTCCGAGTGCTCAGACACTTCAATGTCCGGCCAACTCCTTGTGATATATTCAGTCGCTGCCAG GCGTGTAACAGTGATCAGTATGTGGCACTGCCCAGACAAGACATGATCCGGATGCTTAAACAGAAAG GATTTCTACAGGCATCCGATACGTCACTGACACCACCAAAAGAGGAGTCGTTCGAGGATCTTGAACTCCCCAGGTATGGTCCTCGGTGTTACTGGGCCTCCGTGTCAGATCTGGACCCTGTGACCCTGAGCTTTCCTGGCGGGGCACCCATACAGCTGCACACAGTACCGCCGACTCTGGTGCCCAGGGTACAGCACTACTTTGTCTGTACCCGGTGTGGAAAGGTGTTTTGGGAGGGCTCTCACTTTGGACGTGTTCTCTCCATGTTTAAGGACGTCTTGCACGTCACAGATGAGGGTACAGAATAA